The following proteins are co-located in the Phycisphaerae bacterium genome:
- a CDS encoding AraC family transcriptional regulator, whose protein sequence is LPRVVSMGRSIFDPVWAQKEHSSPRTELMHVLRGSVRVETPEYSISGREGDTIYTPTGTPHRDVFPTGTVFEVYLVMFDWPGEQEILRTFDPPQLARGGQAARRQIAADFQHLHQEFLAHRPFADRLIGLRLLQIIYSLCREASAGRSTDEKTSAATSHARRRQIMGEAKAYILANFSREVSLDQIAESIDISPYYLSRVFSEESGFTLSEYLTTLRMEKAVELLKDARRNISQVAHAVGYRDSHYFAKVFKAHFGQPPRVYRIRNSLAK, encoded by the coding sequence CGCTTCCCCGCGTGGTGAGCATGGGCCGGTCGATCTTCGATCCGGTCTGGGCCCAGAAGGAGCATTCGAGCCCGCGTACCGAACTGATGCACGTGCTGCGGGGCAGCGTGCGGGTCGAGACGCCGGAATACTCCATCTCCGGGCGCGAAGGCGACACCATCTACACCCCCACCGGGACGCCCCATCGCGACGTGTTCCCCACCGGCACCGTCTTCGAGGTGTACCTGGTGATGTTCGACTGGCCGGGCGAGCAGGAGATTCTGCGGACGTTCGATCCGCCGCAACTGGCCCGCGGCGGCCAGGCGGCCAGGCGTCAGATCGCCGCCGATTTCCAGCACCTTCATCAGGAGTTCCTGGCCCACCGGCCGTTCGCCGATCGGCTGATCGGTCTGCGGCTGTTGCAGATCATCTACAGCCTGTGCCGCGAGGCTTCGGCCGGTCGAAGCACGGATGAGAAGACCTCGGCTGCCACTTCGCACGCGCGGCGGCGGCAGATCATGGGCGAGGCCAAGGCGTACATCCTGGCCAACTTCAGCCGGGAAGTCAGCCTCGACCAAATCGCCGAGTCGATCGACATCAGCCCCTACTACCTCTCGCGGGTTTTCAGCGAGGAAAGCGGCTTTACGCTCTCGGAATACCTGACCACGCTGCGGATGGAAAAGGCGGTCGAGCTGCTCAAGGACGCGCGTCGCAACATTTCGCAGGTCGCCCACGCGGTGGGCTACCGCGACAGCCATTACTTCGCCAAGGTCTTCAAGGCCCATTTCGGCCAGCCACCGCGGGTCTATCGCATTCGAAACTCTCTTGCCAAGTGA